Proteins from a genomic interval of Streptomyces sp. NBC_01445:
- a CDS encoding N-acetylglucosamine kinase, protein MGLSSSVNGWVLAIDAGNSKTDVAVVAADGTVVGAARGGGFQPPKVGVEAAVDVLAEAVDRALTEAGTTTVGHVSACLANADLPVEERELAAELRARGWAASVDVRNDTFAVLRAGLLKDSEPRGVAVVCGAGINCAGMLPDGRTARFPAIGKISGDWGGGGGLAEEALWYAARAEDGRGDATALMHSLPAHFGLPSMYALIEALHLGRIPVQRRHELTPVLFATAADGDPVARALIDRMGDEVVAMSVVALDRLGLLDEETPVLLGGSVLAARHPQLDDRIREMLTARAPKAVPRVVTARPVLGAALLGLDAVGADEDVHARVRAHFES, encoded by the coding sequence GTGGGCCTGAGCTCTTCTGTGAACGGCTGGGTGCTGGCGATCGACGCCGGCAACAGCAAGACCGACGTCGCGGTGGTCGCGGCCGACGGCACCGTCGTCGGCGCGGCCCGCGGCGGCGGGTTCCAGCCGCCGAAGGTGGGCGTCGAGGCCGCCGTCGACGTGCTCGCCGAGGCCGTCGACCGTGCGCTCACCGAGGCGGGCACGACCACGGTGGGACACGTCTCGGCGTGTCTCGCCAACGCCGACCTCCCGGTCGAGGAACGGGAGTTGGCGGCCGAACTGCGCGCCCGCGGCTGGGCCGCCTCCGTCGACGTACGCAACGACACCTTCGCCGTCCTGCGCGCCGGGCTCCTCAAGGACTCCGAGCCGCGCGGCGTCGCCGTCGTGTGCGGCGCCGGCATCAACTGCGCCGGGATGCTGCCCGACGGGCGCACCGCCCGCTTCCCCGCGATCGGCAAGATCTCCGGCGACTGGGGCGGTGGCGGCGGCCTCGCCGAGGAGGCCCTCTGGTACGCGGCCCGCGCAGAGGACGGCCGCGGCGATGCGACCGCCCTGATGCACTCCCTGCCCGCGCACTTCGGGCTGCCCTCCATGTACGCGCTGATCGAGGCGCTGCACCTGGGCCGCATCCCGGTGCAGCGACGGCACGAGCTGACGCCGGTGCTCTTCGCGACGGCAGCGGACGGCGACCCGGTGGCCCGCGCCCTGATCGACCGCATGGGCGACGAGGTCGTGGCCATGTCCGTGGTGGCCCTGGACCGGCTCGGCCTGCTCGACGAGGAGACCCCCGTGCTCCTGGGCGGCTCGGTGCTCGCCGCGCGCCATCCCCAACTCGACGACCGGATACGGGAGATGCTCACCGCGCGCGCCCCCAAGGCGGTACCGCGCGTCGTCACCGCCCGCCCCGTCCTGGGCGCGGCACTGCTCGGCCTCGACGCCGTGGGGGCGGACGAGGACGTGCACGCGCGCGTGCGGGCGCATTTCGAAAGCTGA
- a CDS encoding DUF3995 domain-containing protein, giving the protein MPTDRTARRAATLIASVLSCDALLHLCWSTGSTWPAHDVKSLSYAVLGADVPFTPPVLLPLATALFTASGVVVARARLNRPHALLRLGTWAVAAGLSLRGLAGVYWLFTKDPETAFYWLNLGAYTPLCAGLAAAAVRVARPEPVAHREDAVRVR; this is encoded by the coding sequence ATGCCCACCGACCGCACCGCCCGCCGCGCCGCCACTCTCATTGCCTCCGTACTGAGCTGCGACGCTCTGCTGCACCTCTGCTGGTCCACCGGGTCGACCTGGCCGGCGCACGACGTGAAGAGCCTGTCGTACGCCGTCCTGGGCGCGGACGTGCCCTTCACCCCGCCCGTCCTGCTGCCGCTCGCCACCGCCCTGTTCACGGCGAGCGGCGTCGTCGTCGCCCGCGCGCGCCTGAACCGCCCGCACGCTCTGCTGCGCCTGGGCACGTGGGCCGTCGCCGCCGGCCTCTCGCTGCGGGGCCTCGCGGGTGTCTACTGGCTCTTCACCAAGGACCCCGAGACCGCGTTCTACTGGCTCAACCTGGGCGCGTACACGCCGCTTTGCGCGGGTCTCGCGGCGGCCGCGGTCAGGGTCGCCCGGCCGGAGCCCGTGGCGCACAGGGAAGATGCCGTACGTGTCCGATGA
- a CDS encoding zf-HC2 domain-containing protein → MSGERHGSAWHVGEELAARYADGLLTETGDWSVEKHLESCGACATRVSRAVRAGTAGAELAQIRAAVLADIQAELPAAVEGAASPQGHSLPAGPHRPRRGRLLWAAGPALRGPWALALLLVAAGAVGLGKAGGYEGARPLLLALAPVLPVAGIALSYGRHADPAYELAATSPSGGLRLLLTRAAAVLAVCVPLLTVAGLLLPGTMSAGHGGPVPYEMQVPGAAAWLLPGLALTLASLALTAFLGCRTATLLVGGGWLLALAVPTAARGDSPGRLTERLTEQISLYFDGAAAQAGWAAAIALSGAVLAVCRSAYDHLEKA, encoded by the coding sequence ATGAGCGGCGAACGGCACGGATCGGCTTGGCACGTCGGCGAGGAACTCGCCGCGCGCTACGCGGACGGGCTCCTGACCGAGACGGGCGACTGGTCCGTGGAGAAGCATCTGGAGAGCTGCGGGGCCTGCGCCACGCGGGTGTCCCGGGCGGTACGGGCCGGGACCGCCGGGGCCGAACTGGCGCAGATCCGCGCGGCCGTACTCGCCGATATCCAGGCGGAGTTGCCGGCCGCCGTCGAGGGGGCCGCGTCACCGCAGGGCCACTCGCTGCCGGCGGGGCCGCACCGCCCACGGCGCGGGCGGCTCCTGTGGGCTGCCGGACCCGCGCTGCGCGGGCCCTGGGCCCTGGCCCTGCTCCTCGTCGCCGCGGGGGCCGTCGGGCTGGGGAAGGCCGGAGGGTACGAGGGCGCCCGGCCCCTGCTGCTCGCCCTGGCCCCCGTGCTGCCGGTCGCCGGGATCGCCCTGTCCTACGGGCGGCACGCGGACCCGGCGTACGAGCTCGCCGCCACCTCGCCGTCGGGCGGGCTGCGGCTGCTCCTGACGCGCGCGGCCGCCGTCCTCGCCGTCTGCGTCCCGCTGCTCACCGTGGCGGGGCTGCTGCTGCCGGGCACGATGAGCGCGGGCCACGGCGGGCCCGTCCCGTACGAGATGCAGGTGCCCGGCGCCGCCGCCTGGCTGCTGCCGGGACTCGCCCTGACGCTCGCGTCGCTGGCGCTCACCGCGTTCCTCGGCTGCCGCACCGCGACCCTCCTCGTCGGCGGCGGCTGGCTGCTCGCACTCGCGGTGCCCACGGCCGCGCGCGGCGACAGCCCCGGCCGCCTCACGGAACGGCTCACCGAACAGATCTCCCTCTATTTCGACGGAGCGGCGGCACAAGCAGGCTGGGCGGCCGCGATAGCGCTGTCCGGCGCTGTCCTCGCCGTCTGCCGCTCCGCATACGACCACCTGGAGAAGGCGTGA
- a CDS encoding RNA polymerase sigma factor, translated as MSDDDDRAATVRLVRAAQRGDTLAMATLLDELAPYVGRICGPIALDQGADAAQEALVAVFRSLRSLKDPAAVRGWVRAIAVREAVRMARRSARAVPADLSTLPARGDLQLAADIRDVLDRLSPEHRAVLVLRDVEGLDERAAAELLGVRVGTVKSRLSRARDTFRKAWTS; from the coding sequence GTGTCCGATGACGATGACAGGGCCGCGACCGTACGCCTCGTGCGGGCCGCCCAGCGCGGCGACACCCTCGCCATGGCCACTCTTCTGGACGAACTCGCCCCCTACGTAGGGCGCATCTGCGGACCGATCGCGCTCGACCAGGGCGCCGACGCGGCCCAGGAGGCGCTGGTCGCCGTTTTCCGCTCACTGCGCTCCCTCAAGGACCCGGCGGCCGTGCGGGGCTGGGTCCGCGCCATCGCCGTGCGCGAGGCGGTCCGCATGGCGCGGCGTTCGGCACGCGCGGTCCCGGCCGACCTGAGCACTCTGCCCGCACGCGGCGACCTCCAACTCGCCGCGGACATAAGGGATGTACTGGATCGGCTCTCCCCCGAGCACCGCGCCGTGCTCGTCCTGCGCGACGTGGAGGGTCTCGACGAGCGCGCCGCCGCCGAGCTGCTGGGCGTACGCGTGGGCACCGTCAAGTCCCGGCTGTCCCGGGCCCGTGACACCTTCCGGAAGGCGTGGACCTCATGA
- a CDS encoding carbohydrate ABC transporter permease, whose amino-acid sequence MALTLSNPARRRLRTLGFLSPWLIGFSVFFAYPLIATVYFSFMHYNQIQKPDFVGLRNWKYVFEQMPLFGPALWNTLWLVVVMVALRVVFGLSLGLLITKIKTGAGFFRTAFYLPYLAPPVAATVAFVFLLNPSTGPVNEVLAHLGITGPNWFNDAAWAKPSLVMLSLWGIGDLMVIFMAALLDVPREQYEAAELDGAGAWSKFRYVTWPSITPIVMFAVVTGVVQTMQYYTQALVAGKIASGVSIGPGSVIQPGYPDHSTLTVPQLVYSMGFQNFNTGAACVLSLVLFAIAMAVTMLLMRKRSGLLAAED is encoded by the coding sequence ATGGCCTTGACACTGTCCAATCCCGCGCGGCGCAGACTGCGTACGCTCGGCTTCCTCTCCCCCTGGCTGATCGGCTTCAGCGTCTTCTTCGCGTACCCGCTGATCGCCACCGTCTACTTCTCGTTCATGCACTACAACCAGATCCAGAAGCCCGACTTCGTGGGGCTGCGGAACTGGAAGTACGTCTTCGAGCAGATGCCGCTGTTCGGTCCCGCCCTGTGGAACACGCTGTGGCTGGTCGTCGTGATGGTGGCCCTGCGGGTGGTCTTCGGGCTCTCCCTCGGACTGCTCATCACGAAGATCAAGACCGGCGCCGGCTTCTTCCGTACGGCCTTCTACCTGCCCTACCTGGCCCCGCCGGTGGCCGCGACCGTCGCTTTCGTCTTCCTGCTCAACCCGTCGACGGGACCGGTCAACGAGGTCCTCGCGCACCTCGGAATCACCGGACCGAACTGGTTCAACGACGCCGCCTGGGCCAAGCCGTCCCTGGTGATGCTCTCGCTGTGGGGCATCGGCGACCTGATGGTGATCTTCATGGCCGCGCTGCTCGACGTACCCAGGGAGCAGTACGAGGCCGCGGAACTGGACGGCGCGGGCGCCTGGTCGAAGTTCCGGTACGTGACCTGGCCGTCGATCACACCGATCGTCATGTTCGCGGTCGTCACCGGCGTCGTACAGACCATGCAGTACTACACGCAGGCCCTGGTCGCCGGAAAGATCGCCTCCGGCGTCTCCATCGGCCCCGGCAGCGTCATCCAGCCCGGCTACCCGGACCACTCGACGCTCACCGTCCCGCAGCTCGTCTACTCGATGGGCTTCCAGAACTTCAACACCGGCGCGGCGTGCGTCCTCTCGCTCGTGCTCTTCGCCATCGCCATGGCCGTGACCATGCTGCTCATGCGCAAGCGCTCGGGCCTGCTCGCGGCGGAGGACTGA
- a CDS encoding ABC transporter substrate-binding protein → MPRWRIPLRAPVALAAAGLLLSGCANPSVGSADDDPAKPVTLKFWHGWSAPGEVKAINDSIARFEKLHPNIRVESTENVTDATINQALRAGGDKAPDVVTSFTTNNVGQYCDSGMWADLDPFMRKSGLDKAKVFPKTLLDYTSYDGNQCALPLLADAYGMYYNKDAFKEAGISRPPRTMSEFEADAKKLTKRAGSSYKRVGFMPNFRLYQNSPDRLFAQWGPTYFDAKGDSRLAKDPATYKFFDTAHKLVEAQGGYNALERFRTSFGDEMSTQNAFMSGKLAMHLDGEWRGLMMNEAKVGFDWGVAPLPVPDDQAETYGRGYLTGTVAGIAHSSKHQNAAWELVKFLTADTDQVVSFANAIHNVPSTFAALKSPKLDADPTFRTFLDIAQNKYSQVMPPSTNGGMYVTSLQDFSYSVEAGKVHDLKKGLRELDRQIDADTLQSKS, encoded by the coding sequence ATGCCGCGATGGCGTATACCCCTGCGCGCGCCCGTAGCGCTCGCCGCGGCCGGACTGCTGCTGTCCGGCTGCGCCAACCCGAGTGTCGGCAGCGCCGACGACGACCCGGCGAAGCCCGTGACACTGAAGTTCTGGCACGGCTGGTCGGCCCCCGGCGAGGTGAAGGCGATCAACGACTCGATCGCCCGCTTCGAGAAGCTCCACCCGAACATCAGGGTCGAGTCCACCGAGAACGTCACGGACGCCACCATCAACCAGGCGCTGCGGGCCGGCGGCGACAAGGCACCCGACGTGGTGACCTCGTTCACCACCAACAACGTGGGCCAGTACTGCGACTCCGGCATGTGGGCGGACCTCGACCCGTTCATGCGCAAGAGCGGCCTCGACAAGGCGAAGGTCTTCCCCAAGACCCTCCTGGACTACACGAGTTATGACGGCAACCAGTGCGCCCTGCCGCTGCTCGCCGACGCGTACGGGATGTACTACAACAAGGACGCGTTCAAGGAGGCGGGCATCAGCCGGCCGCCGCGGACCATGTCCGAGTTCGAGGCCGACGCGAAGAAGCTCACGAAGCGCGCCGGCAGCTCATACAAGCGCGTCGGCTTCATGCCGAACTTCCGTCTGTACCAGAACAGCCCCGACCGGCTCTTCGCCCAGTGGGGCCCCACCTACTTCGACGCCAAGGGCGACTCGCGGCTCGCGAAGGACCCGGCGACGTACAAGTTCTTCGACACCGCCCACAAGCTCGTCGAGGCGCAGGGCGGCTACAACGCCCTGGAGCGCTTCCGCACGTCCTTCGGTGACGAGATGTCCACGCAGAACGCGTTCATGAGCGGCAAGCTGGCGATGCACCTCGACGGTGAGTGGCGCGGCCTGATGATGAACGAGGCCAAGGTCGGCTTCGACTGGGGCGTGGCACCGCTGCCGGTCCCCGACGACCAGGCCGAGACGTACGGGCGCGGCTATCTCACCGGCACCGTCGCGGGCATCGCGCACAGCAGCAAACACCAGAACGCGGCCTGGGAGCTGGTGAAGTTCCTGACCGCCGACACCGATCAGGTCGTCAGCTTCGCCAACGCGATCCACAACGTGCCGTCCACGTTCGCCGCCCTCAAGTCGCCGAAGCTGGACGCCGATCCGACGTTCCGTACCTTCCTGGACATCGCGCAGAACAAGTACAGCCAGGTCATGCCGCCCTCCACCAACGGCGGCATGTACGTCACCTCGCTGCAGGACTTCTCGTACTCGGTCGAGGCGGGCAAGGTCCACGACCTCAAGAAGGGTCTGCGCGAGCTCGACCGGCAGATCGACGCCGACACCCTTCAGTCGAAGAGCTGA
- a CDS encoding ROK family transcriptional regulator, with product MAGTAPGTPGTPSVLRAMNDRAALDLLVAHGPLTRTRIGELTGLSKPTTSQLLSRLEAVGLVRTTGSQTGRPGPNAVLYEIHPGAAHIVAVSADPTGITAVVADIAGAERGRCRIEAVAVADDVRNRTAQLVAEAFDGALRLAGLGHGDITATVIGTPGAIDPHTGQLRYAPHLPGWHSRTLLAELAEVLGTPVSIENDVNLAAIAEQYEGAAQDHDDFVLAYVDEGVGAAIVLGGVLLRGATGGAGEIGYMPLPGAPLARGGDEEIAGEDAGGGFQSLVAAPAVRLLAGGAKDLVEALADPAVLDEVARRLATGLAAVVAVVDPELVVLSGQVAQAGGEALRVRVEDELTGLALPRPQLRISDLDDDPILTGALRSALTQARDIVFDTSNV from the coding sequence ATGGCCGGTACGGCCCCGGGAACCCCCGGCACCCCGAGCGTCCTGCGCGCCATGAACGACCGCGCGGCCCTCGACCTCCTCGTCGCGCACGGCCCACTGACCCGCACCCGGATCGGAGAGCTGACCGGCCTGTCCAAGCCCACCACCTCCCAGCTGCTCAGCCGACTGGAAGCGGTGGGCCTGGTGCGCACCACGGGCAGCCAGACCGGCCGGCCCGGTCCGAACGCCGTGCTGTACGAGATCCACCCCGGCGCCGCCCACATCGTGGCCGTCTCCGCGGACCCCACCGGGATCACCGCCGTGGTCGCCGACATCGCCGGCGCCGAGCGCGGCCGCTGCCGCATCGAGGCCGTCGCCGTCGCCGACGACGTGCGCAACCGCACCGCCCAGCTCGTCGCCGAGGCCTTCGACGGCGCCCTGCGGCTGGCCGGGCTCGGCCACGGCGACATCACGGCCACCGTGATCGGCACTCCCGGCGCCATCGACCCGCACACCGGCCAGCTCCGGTACGCCCCGCACCTGCCGGGCTGGCACTCGCGCACCCTGCTCGCCGAGCTCGCCGAGGTCCTCGGCACCCCGGTCTCCATCGAGAACGACGTCAATCTCGCCGCCATCGCCGAGCAGTACGAGGGCGCGGCGCAGGACCACGACGACTTCGTGCTGGCCTATGTCGACGAGGGTGTCGGCGCGGCGATCGTGCTCGGCGGCGTGCTCCTGCGGGGCGCGACCGGCGGCGCGGGCGAGATCGGCTACATGCCGCTGCCCGGCGCCCCGCTGGCACGCGGCGGCGACGAGGAGATCGCCGGCGAGGACGCGGGGGGCGGCTTCCAGAGTCTGGTCGCCGCACCCGCCGTGCGGCTGCTCGCCGGGGGCGCCAAGGACCTCGTCGAGGCCCTCGCCGACCCCGCCGTGCTCGACGAGGTGGCCCGCCGCCTGGCCACCGGGCTCGCCGCCGTCGTCGCCGTCGTCGACCCCGAGCTCGTCGTCCTTTCGGGACAGGTCGCCCAGGCCGGCGGCGAGGCGCTGCGCGTCCGCGTCGAGGACGAACTCACCGGGCTCGCCCTGCCGCGGCCCCAGCTGCGTATCAGCGATCTCGACGACGACCCGATCCTCACCGGCGCCCTGCGCTCGGCGCTGACCCAGGCCCGCGACATCGTCTTCGACACCAGCAACGTCTGA
- a CDS encoding 6-phospho-beta-glucosidase, which produces MKLAVVGGGSTYTPELIDGFARLRDTLPIEELVLVDPAADRLELVGGLARRIFAKQGHPGVIRTTSDVDAGVADADAVLLQLRVGGQAARNQDETWPLDCGCVGQETTGAGGLAKALRTVPVVLDIAERVRRANPNAWIIDFTNPVGIVTRALLQAGHKAVGLCNVAIGFQRKFARLLDVTPSQVHLDHVGLNHLTWELGVRLGGPDGENVLPRLIGEHGDAIAEDLHMPRAIVDRLGVVPSYYLRYYYQHDAVVREMRTKPSRASQVAAMERELLEMYGDPALDEKPELLAKRGGAFYSEAAVDLAASLLGGGGSPYQVVNTYNNGTLPFLPDDAVIEVQAAVDGKGATPLAVPALDPLYAGLIANVTTYEDLALEAALRGGRDRVFKALLAHPLVGQIEYAEQLTDELIAHNREHLAWA; this is translated from the coding sequence ATGAAGCTCGCTGTGGTCGGCGGAGGCTCGACCTACACACCCGAACTCATCGACGGATTCGCGCGACTGAGGGACACCCTGCCGATCGAGGAGCTCGTGCTCGTCGACCCGGCGGCCGACCGTCTGGAACTGGTCGGCGGCCTCGCGCGGCGCATCTTCGCCAAGCAGGGCCACCCCGGCGTCATCCGTACGACGAGCGATGTGGACGCCGGTGTCGCCGACGCCGACGCGGTCCTGCTCCAGCTGCGCGTCGGCGGCCAGGCCGCCCGCAACCAGGACGAGACCTGGCCGCTGGACTGCGGCTGCGTCGGACAGGAGACGACCGGCGCGGGCGGCCTCGCGAAGGCGCTCCGCACCGTGCCGGTGGTCCTCGACATCGCCGAGCGGGTGCGCCGCGCGAACCCGAACGCCTGGATCATCGACTTCACCAACCCGGTCGGCATCGTGACCCGCGCGCTGCTCCAGGCCGGGCACAAGGCCGTCGGTCTGTGCAACGTCGCGATCGGCTTCCAGCGGAAGTTCGCGCGGCTGCTCGACGTGACGCCGTCGCAGGTCCACCTCGACCACGTCGGCCTCAACCACCTCACCTGGGAGCTGGGTGTCCGCCTCGGCGGACCGGACGGCGAGAACGTGCTGCCGCGCCTGATCGGCGAGCACGGCGACGCCATCGCCGAGGACCTGCACATGCCGCGCGCGATCGTGGACCGTCTCGGGGTCGTGCCCTCCTACTACCTGCGCTACTACTACCAGCACGACGCGGTCGTGCGGGAGATGCGCACGAAGCCGTCGCGCGCCTCCCAGGTGGCCGCGATGGAGCGGGAGTTGCTGGAGATGTACGGCGACCCGGCGCTCGACGAGAAGCCGGAGCTGCTCGCCAAGCGGGGCGGCGCCTTCTACAGCGAGGCGGCCGTGGACCTGGCGGCCTCGCTCCTCGGCGGCGGGGGCTCCCCGTACCAGGTCGTCAACACGTACAACAACGGCACGCTGCCGTTCCTGCCCGACGACGCCGTGATCGAGGTGCAGGCGGCGGTCGACGGCAAGGGTGCGACGCCGCTGGCCGTGCCGGCGCTCGACCCGCTGTACGCGGGCCTCATCGCGAACGTCACCACCTATGAGGACCTGGCACTCGAAGCCGCCCTGCGCGGCGGGCGCGACCGCGTCTTCAAGGCGCTGCTCGCACACCCGCTGGTGGGCCAGATCGAGTACGCCGAGCAGCTCACGGACGAGCTGATCGCCCACAACCGGGAGCACCTCGCGTGGGCCTGA
- a CDS encoding carbohydrate ABC transporter permease, with the protein MTSTTLSPTPTPTPTAAPAGASRQRGPAAARARRKRVLHWIAVHSVAIAVALLFILPFVFVFLTSVMSDSQAMSGDLWPDSWHWDNYKAVVETDGFLDWWKNSLLYAGLGTLFTVCSAIPVAYALAKFRFRGRRTAMILVISTMMLPPQVIVIPMYLVWAQQFHLSGTLWPLIIPMAFGDAYSIFLLRQFLLTIPKEYIESAKVDGCGELRTLLKIIVPMAKPGIAAIALFQFFYCWNDYFGPQIYAAQNPASWTLSYGLESFKSAHSVNWNLTMAATLLVMAPVCIVFFFAQKAFVEGVTLTGVKG; encoded by the coding sequence ATGACGTCTACGACACTCAGCCCCACCCCCACCCCCACCCCGACCGCCGCTCCCGCCGGCGCCTCACGTCAGCGCGGCCCCGCCGCCGCGCGCGCCCGCCGCAAGCGCGTCCTGCACTGGATCGCCGTGCACAGCGTCGCGATCGCCGTCGCGCTGCTGTTCATCCTGCCGTTCGTGTTCGTCTTCCTGACGTCCGTGATGAGCGACAGCCAGGCGATGAGCGGCGACCTGTGGCCGGACTCCTGGCACTGGGACAACTACAAGGCCGTCGTCGAGACCGACGGCTTCCTCGACTGGTGGAAGAACTCCCTGCTCTACGCGGGCCTCGGGACGCTGTTCACCGTGTGCTCGGCGATCCCCGTCGCGTACGCGCTCGCCAAGTTCCGCTTCCGCGGCCGCCGGACGGCGATGATCCTCGTCATCTCGACGATGATGCTGCCGCCGCAGGTCATCGTGATCCCGATGTATCTGGTGTGGGCCCAGCAGTTCCATCTGTCGGGCACCCTGTGGCCGCTGATCATCCCGATGGCGTTCGGCGACGCGTACTCGATCTTCCTGCTCCGTCAGTTCCTCCTGACGATCCCGAAGGAGTACATCGAGTCGGCGAAGGTCGACGGCTGCGGTGAGCTGCGGACCCTGCTGAAGATCATCGTGCCGATGGCCAAGCCGGGCATCGCCGCGATCGCGCTGTTCCAGTTCTTCTACTGCTGGAACGACTACTTCGGGCCGCAGATCTACGCGGCCCAGAACCCGGCGTCGTGGACGCTGTCGTACGGCCTCGAGTCCTTCAAGTCCGCACACAGCGTCAACTGGAACCTGACGATGGCCGCGACACTCCTCGTGATGGCGCCGGTCTGCATCGTCTTCTTCTTCGCACAGAAGGCCTTCGTCGAAGGCGTCACCCTCACCGGAGTAAAGGGCTGA
- a CDS encoding glutamate ABC transporter substrate-binding protein, which produces MSARRTRISLRGWGGVAAMAVACALTAVFALLLPLTRGAVGDGSTGVGGPGLATGVQARADDCTEPEHSLSPSGSESGAAVKAIKKRGYLIVGVDQNSYHWGYRDPNKKSSELEGFDIDLAHEIAQKILGDRDLIRFRAIPTNQRIPAIQHGNVDMVVRTMTISCERLKDVAFSTAYFQTGQQVLAPKTSSITGYDKSLAGKRICTAAGSTAFDRLDADRKAGTLAPGADISTTVPNQLDCLVRLQLGEVDAVVTDSALAAGQAAQDPTVELKGTPFTKEFYGVAMKRGTDDLVRRVNQVLEDFRKDGGWQDSYDTWLKDGLGAASGPPAPKYK; this is translated from the coding sequence ATGAGCGCACGGCGTACGCGGATCAGCCTGCGCGGCTGGGGCGGTGTGGCGGCCATGGCGGTCGCCTGCGCCCTGACCGCGGTCTTCGCGCTGCTGCTCCCCCTGACCCGGGGCGCCGTCGGCGACGGCAGCACGGGCGTCGGCGGCCCCGGTCTGGCCACGGGCGTGCAGGCCAGAGCCGACGACTGCACCGAACCGGAGCACAGCCTCTCGCCGTCCGGGAGCGAGTCGGGGGCGGCGGTCAAGGCCATCAAGAAGCGCGGCTACCTCATCGTCGGCGTCGACCAGAACAGCTACCACTGGGGCTACCGCGACCCGAACAAGAAGTCCAGCGAGCTCGAGGGCTTCGACATCGACCTGGCGCACGAGATCGCCCAGAAGATCCTCGGCGACCGCGACCTGATCCGGTTCCGCGCGATCCCGACCAACCAGCGCATCCCGGCGATACAGCACGGGAACGTCGACATGGTCGTCCGCACGATGACGATCAGCTGCGAGCGGCTCAAGGACGTCGCCTTCTCCACGGCGTACTTCCAGACCGGGCAGCAGGTCCTTGCGCCCAAGACCTCCTCGATCACGGGGTACGACAAGTCGCTCGCGGGCAAGCGGATCTGCACGGCGGCCGGCTCGACCGCCTTCGACCGGCTCGACGCGGACCGGAAGGCGGGCACGCTGGCCCCCGGCGCCGACATCTCCACGACGGTGCCGAACCAGCTGGACTGCCTCGTCAGGCTGCAGCTCGGCGAGGTGGACGCCGTGGTCACGGACAGCGCGCTCGCCGCGGGCCAGGCCGCGCAGGACCCCACGGTCGAGCTGAAGGGCACGCCGTTCACCAAGGAGTTCTACGGCGTGGCGATGAAGCGGGGCACGGACGACCTGGTACGCCGGGTCAACCAGGTCCTGGAGGACTTCCGCAAGGACGGCGGCTGGCAGGACTCGTACGACACGTGGCTCAAGGACGGTCTCGGCGCGGCCTCCGGGCCGCCCGCACCGAAGTACAAGTAG
- a CDS encoding RNA polymerase sigma factor, producing MGGQGDDDSDAALLRAVAGGDSAAMAALYDRHAGWLHARLSRRCADPEVVREVLQDTFVTVWRSAASHRGAEAGGWLWVIAARRLVDARRVQERTEQIAHAPTADVPSVEEHVLDGLEYGDVGTALGRISPELREVLRATVIDGLTTREAARLLGIPEGTVKTRAMRARRELRTALGQLTPMGGTA from the coding sequence ATGGGGGGCCAGGGAGACGACGACTCGGACGCGGCGTTGCTGCGCGCCGTCGCCGGCGGGGACTCCGCCGCGATGGCCGCGCTCTACGACCGGCACGCCGGATGGCTGCATGCGCGGCTCAGCCGGCGGTGCGCGGATCCCGAAGTCGTCCGCGAAGTACTGCAGGACACCTTCGTCACCGTGTGGCGCTCCGCCGCCTCGCACCGGGGCGCGGAGGCCGGCGGCTGGCTCTGGGTGATCGCCGCACGAAGGCTCGTCGACGCCCGACGGGTTCAGGAGCGCACCGAGCAGATCGCGCACGCACCCACGGCCGACGTCCCTTCCGTCGAGGAGCACGTGCTCGACGGGCTTGAGTACGGCGATGTGGGCACCGCGCTCGGCCGCATCTCACCCGAGTTGCGTGAAGTGCTGCGCGCCACGGTCATCGACGGTCTGACCACCCGCGAGGCCGCCCGCCTGCTCGGCATACCGGAAGGCACCGTGAAGACCCGGGCGATGCGGGCACGGCGTGAACTGCGCACCGCGCTCGGCCAGTTGACGCCGATGGGAGGCACCGCATGA